The following proteins come from a genomic window of Sorex araneus isolate mSorAra2 chromosome 1, mSorAra2.pri, whole genome shotgun sequence:
- the LOC101554738 gene encoding olfactory receptor-like protein OLF3, producing MAADNQTWVREFILLGLSSDRNTQISLFVLFLIMYLVTVLGNFLIVLLIRLDSRLHTPMYFFLTNLSLVDVSYATTIVPQMLVHFLSAHKAIPFVSCAAQLFFSLSLGGIEFLLLTVMAYDRYVAVCNPLRYSVIMHGGLCTRLAVISWVSGSTNSLMHTAITFQLPMCTNKFIDHISCETLAVVRLACVDTSSNEVAIMVSSIVLLMTPFCLVLLSYIKIISAILKIRSTEGRKKAFQTCASHLTVVVLCYGMAILTYIQPRSNPSVLQEKLISLFYAILTPMLNPMIYSLRNKEVKGAWQKLSAQLSGLNSKLGT from the coding sequence ATGGCAGCGGATAACCAGACTTGGGTGAGAGAGTTTATTCTCTTAGGCCTGTCCAGTGACCGGAACACTCAGATCTCTCTCTTTGTCCTGTTTTTGATCATGTATCTGGTGACAGTTCTGGGAAACTTCCTCATCGTTCTTCTGATCAGACTGGACAGCCggctccacacgcccatgtattTCTTTCTCACCAACCTCTCCCTGGTTGATGTCTCTTACGCCACAACCATTGTTCCCCAGATGTTGGTGCATTTTCTCTCAGCACACAAAGCAATCCCCTTTGTGAGCTGTGCAGCCCAGTTATTTTTCTCCCTATCTTTGGGTGGAATCGAGTTTCTTCTGCTCacagtgatggcctatgaccgctatgtggctgTGTGCAACCCTCTGCGGTACTCAGTCATCATGCACGGGGGACTGTGCACTCGGTTGGCCGTCATCTCCTGGGTCAGTGGCTCTACCAACTCTCTCATGCATACTGCCATCACCTTTCAGCTGCCTATGTGTACAAATAAGTTTATTGACCACATATCCTGCGAGACCTTAGCTGTGGTCAGGCTGGCTTGTGTGGACACCTCCTCCAATGAGGTAGCAATCATGGTCTCCAGCATCGTCCTTCTGATGACCCCTTTCTGCCTGGTCCTCCTGTCTTACATCAAGATCATCTCTGCCATCCTAAAGATCCGGTccacagagggaaggaagaaagcctTCCAAACGTGTGCATCCCACCTCACCGTGGTAGTCCTGTGCTATGGCATGGCCATTCTGACTTACATCCAGCCCCGATCCAACCCCTCAGTGCTTCAGGAGAAGTTGATTTCTCTCTTCTATGCCATTCTGACACCCATGCTGAACCCCATGATCTACAGTCTGAGGAATAAGGAGGTGAAAGGAGCCTGGCAAAAACTATCAGCACAGTTATCGGGGCTGAACTCTAAACTAGGAACTTGA